A genomic region of Elusimicrobiota bacterium contains the following coding sequences:
- the lolD_3 gene encoding Lipoprotein-releasing system ATP-binding protein LolD: MTNVINITAENLSKTFEVKASRVPVIKKVNLSIKAGEFVVITGPSGCGKSTLLHILLGLEPPTSGTVALLGKNLYGVLDEDGRTQLRKEHVGMIYQQPNWIKALTVLENVMFALRINGESDEKARTKSQEMLKMVGMLDWQDYIPTELSSGQQQKVALARAVITNPQVIIADEPTGNLDFKSGEELMQLLKKLNSAGKTIIMVTHDLEYLTFASRSLIMFDGQIVEQAESHDLSSKLTGFKKLFGKVDQT; this comes from the coding sequence ATGACTAACGTAATAAATATTACTGCTGAGAATTTGTCCAAAACCTTCGAGGTTAAAGCCAGTCGTGTACCGGTTATTAAAAAAGTAAACTTATCAATCAAAGCAGGTGAGTTTGTCGTCATTACCGGACCATCAGGTTGTGGTAAATCAACTCTTTTACATATTCTTTTGGGACTCGAGCCACCAACATCCGGTACAGTTGCTCTTCTTGGTAAGAATCTCTATGGGGTATTAGATGAAGATGGACGCACACAGTTACGCAAAGAACACGTAGGAATGATCTATCAGCAACCTAACTGGATCAAAGCCTTGACTGTTTTAGAAAACGTCATGTTTGCTCTTAGAATAAACGGAGAGAGTGATGAAAAAGCCCGCACAAAATCGCAAGAGATGCTCAAAATGGTCGGAATGTTAGATTGGCAAGATTATATCCCAACGGAATTGTCTAGTGGTCAGCAGCAAAAGGTGGCACTTGCCCGTGCCGTAATTACCAATCCTCAAGTTATTATTGCTGATGAACCGACAGGCAACCTTGATTTCAAGTCAGGTGAGGAGTTGATGCAGTTACTTAAAAAGTTAAATAGTGCAGGCAAAACCATTATTATGGTCACACATGATTTGGAATATCTGACCTTTGCTAGTAGATCTCTTATTATGTTTGATGGTCAAATTGTAGAGCAAGCCGAGTCGCATGATCTTTCCAGTAAGTTAACAGGTTTTAAGAAGTTATTTGGTAAAGTAGATCAGACATGA